The Clostridium sporogenes region TGCTTTTCCATTTTTAATTCTTTTTTAATATCCTCTTTTACAGCATCAAATTTTTTAACTGGATATTCTTTTTTACTATTAATCTTTATAATATGATATCCAAATTGAGTATGAACTGGATTAGAAACTGCCCCTTGTTTAAGTGCTATGGCTGCTTTCATAAATGTAGGATCAAAATTAGCATCATTATAATTTATATCTCCTAATAATCCACCCTTATCTTTAGAACCTGGATCCTGTGATACTTCCTTTGCCACCTTTGCAAAATCTTCTTTTGAATCTAATCTCTTTTTAACTTTTTTAGCTTCATCTTCTGTTTTAACTAATATATGTGATACATTCATAGTATTTGGCTTTTCTGTAAACATATGTTGATTTTCATTATAATACTTCTTGGCATCTTTATCTTCAACTTTTACATCCTTTGTAGCTTCATTTATAACTTTTTCTATTATTATTTGACTTTTTAAGTACTCTTTTAGGGTTTCTTTAGTAAATCCTGTAGCTTTTATAGTTTCTTCAAATTTCTTTTCATCGTTATTATATACTGCCTTTATTTCATTAAATTTTTTATCTACTTCTTTGTTTAATTCCTCATCTTTTGGAATAAGCTTTAATTCTTTACCTTTTTGCAATAAAACTTTTTCTGTTATAAGCTCATCTAAAATTTGTGACTTTTGTTCCTTTAGAGCTTCTTTTCCTTGTTCATTTTTTTCGAATTCTTCACCATACTGCATTTTCATTTGATTAACTACTTGTTTAAGTCTAGGATTTCCCTCTAAATCTTTCCTCTGAATCTTTTCTCCGTTCACCTTAGCTATTGTACTTTTAGCTTTTGCTTCTGGTGTTTTTTCTACCATATCACAAGCTGTGAATGTTAAAATAAATATTCCTAAACACAATACGCTTAATAATTTTTTTGCACTTTTCACCCTATATTCCTCCACTCTTAACATTTTATTTTGCACAATTAAAGTAATTTTACCACATAAATAACAATACTACAAAACCTTCATTTATTCATTGTTATCCACTATATATTCTAAAAAATCTTTTATAACTGAAAGAACCTGTTCTTTCTTTATATTCTTTATACTATAACCTATAGCAGGCTTTTCATTTAATTTAAATGCTACTTCCTTTGAATACTTATCCATTATAATCTTCACAATTTTTTCTTTTAAGCTACTCTTGTCTTGAAATTGAAAAACAACTTCATTTGAAATTTCTTTTATTTCTTCTACATCAAGTTTTTTACCTAAGCTTCTTATATAAGATATATTCATTAAATTATAAACGGATATTGGAATATCTGAAAATCTATCCTCTAATTCCTCTTCTATATCCATAAACTCTTCTTTAGAATCTATAGATGCAATCTTTTTATACACTTCTATCTTTTGTGTTTCATCTTTTATATAAGTATTTGGGATATAAGCATCTATTTTTAACTCTACTGAAGTTTCTACTGGCTCTTTATCTATATCACCCCTAACTAACTTTATAGTATCCTCAAGCATTCTGCAATAAAGATCATAACCTATAGAAGCCATATGTCCATGTTGAGCAGAGCCCATCATATTACCTGCTCCTCTTATTTCTAAATCCTTTAAAGCTATCTTAAATCCTGACCCTAATTCTGTAAAATCCTTTATGGCTTTTAATCGTTTTTCTGCTACTTCTGTAAGTATCTTATCTCTTTTATAAGTTAAGTAGCAATATGCCATTCTATTTGTTCTCCCTACTCTTCCTCTTAATTGATATAGCTGAGATAGTCCCATTTTATCTGCATCATATATAATCATAGTGTTAACATTTTTTATATCCATGCCTGTTTCTATTATTGTTGTAGCCACTAATATATCAAATTTATTTTCTGTAAAGTCTAATACTACGTTCTCTAGCTCTTTTTCTTTCATTTGGCCATGGGCTATCTGAACTCTTCCTTCTGGCACTAGCTTTGATATATATGACGCCATCTCATGGATACTCTCAACTCTATTGTATACAAAATAAATTTGTCCACCTCTACTAATTTCCCTTAATATGGAATCCCTTATCAATTGATCATTATACTCTACTACATAAGTTTGAACAGGGTACCTTTCCTCTGGAGGAGTTTCTATAACACTTATATCTCTAACCCCTACTAATGACATATGTAAAGTCCTAGGTATAGGGGTAGCACTTAGGGTTAAGACATCTACATTTTTCTTTAAATTTTTCATTTTTTCTTTATGCTTTACTCCGAATCTTTGTTCCTCGTCTATTATTAATAATCCTAAATCCTTAAATTTTATATCCTTTTGAAGAATTCTATGAGTTCCTATTAATATATCTACATTTCCTTCTTTAATAGACTTTATAGTAGCCCTTTGCTCTGATAAAGTTCTAAATCTACTTATAACATCAACTGTTACAGGAAAATCCGAAAATCTTTGTTTAAAATTATTATAATGTTGTTGAGCTAATATGGTAGTAGGAACTAAAAATGCTACCTGTTTCCCATCCATAACTGCCTTAAAGGCAGCTCTTATAGCAACTTCAGTTTTCCCATAACCTACATCTCCGCATAAAAGTCTATCCATAGGTTTTGGTGATTCCATATCCCTTTTTATATCCTCTATAGCTAATACTTGATCCGGTGTTTCTTCATAAGGAAATTCTTCTTCAAATTGCTTTTGCCATACTGTATCATCAGAATATTTATAACCCTTTAGAGTAGCTCTTATAGCATATAATTTTACTAAATCCTCTGCAATTTCTTCTATGGACTTTTTAACCTTATTTTTAGTTTTAGTCCATTCTGAACTTCCTAGTTTATTTACTTTAGGTTTCTTACCCTCACTGCCTATATATCTTTGCACCATATCCAACTGCTCTACTGGTACATAAAGCTTATCATCTGAATGATATATTAACTC contains the following coding sequences:
- a CDS encoding peptidylprolyl isomerase; translated protein: MKSAKKLLSVLCLGIFILTFTACDMVEKTPEAKAKSTIAKVNGEKIQRKDLEGNPRLKQVVNQMKMQYGEEFEKNEQGKEALKEQKSQILDELITEKVLLQKGKELKLIPKDEELNKEVDKKFNEIKAVYNNDEKKFEETIKATGFTKETLKEYLKSQIIIEKVINEATKDVKVEDKDAKKYYNENQHMFTEKPNTMNVSHILVKTEDEAKKVKKRLDSKEDFAKVAKEVSQDPGSKDKGGLLGDINYNDANFDPTFMKAAIALKQGAVSNPVHTQFGYHIIKINSKKEYPVKKFDAVKEDIKKELKMEKQKEAYTKKIEEWKKASKIKTYEKNLL
- the mfd gene encoding transcription-repair coupling factor, with translation MRLEGLVSPLSSSEDFKSLLNNINLNKFPIGTYGLADSGKNYFISSIFANVDKSLVIFTHSDVEARKIYEDLSLYTTEVYYLPTKEVVFYNIYAISGDLRWERLKVINEVLSTKKKIIVTCIESLGATYIPKELYTKYTFKLSVGDIIETKSLEEKLVKSGYERVDIVENKGEFSVRGGIIDIYPPISSEPYRLEFFGDEVDSIRNFNINSQRSIEKVNSISIFPAKEIILEEENINLGLKNIKADLDKLVCNLSKKEDKEKIKSIINSNLEQLNESWSFENIDTFLPYFYTKTNSLLDYIEDSFIVIDDVKRCLGKLDSTYLEFNEDYDKFLEKGYILPRQAEIVYDKERIIEQLEYKKIITIENIKKTIDKLKPKSVLTFNQTTLQGYNGKIEFLIEDIKEKKKEKYKILILSGTRSRGERLVNHLRDMGVESSYKDIVREIKPGEVVITFGNQTNGFQYYDIKLSVISDKDIFGQFKKRGKKKQNKKGTGKIKSFTELKPGDFVVHANHGIGVFKGIKQLELQGNKKDYLELIYHSDDKLYVPVEQLDMVQRYIGSEGKKPKVNKLGSSEWTKTKNKVKKSIEEIAEDLVKLYAIRATLKGYKYSDDTVWQKQFEEEFPYEETPDQVLAIEDIKRDMESPKPMDRLLCGDVGYGKTEVAIRAAFKAVMDGKQVAFLVPTTILAQQHYNNFKQRFSDFPVTVDVISRFRTLSEQRATIKSIKEGNVDILIGTHRILQKDIKFKDLGLLIIDEEQRFGVKHKEKMKNLKKNVDVLTLSATPIPRTLHMSLVGVRDISVIETPPEERYPVQTYVVEYNDQLIRDSILREISRGGQIYFVYNRVESIHEMASYISKLVPEGRVQIAHGQMKEKELENVVLDFTENKFDILVATTIIETGMDIKNVNTMIIYDADKMGLSQLYQLRGRVGRTNRMAYCYLTYKRDKILTEVAEKRLKAIKDFTELGSGFKIALKDLEIRGAGNMMGSAQHGHMASIGYDLYCRMLEDTIKLVRGDIDKEPVETSVELKIDAYIPNTYIKDETQKIEVYKKIASIDSKEEFMDIEEELEDRFSDIPISVYNLMNISYIRSLGKKLDVEEIKEISNEVVFQFQDKSSLKEKIVKIIMDKYSKEVAFKLNEKPAIGYSIKNIKKEQVLSVIKDFLEYIVDNNE